The following is a genomic window from Fusarium oxysporum Fo47 chromosome IV, complete sequence.
ATTCATCTTGTTGAATCTCAATATCTAGTTCTAAGGTGCTTGAGCGAATCATAGGCAGATCAAGCAGGACGTATGTGGCATATATAGAGCGACAGTATCTCATGGTATACTGACCCGGAAGCTTACCCAATAGATACATCGAGCCCATAGGATCTTTTCTATCTTTTATATTTGAATGCTTCCTAAACTGATATTGAGACAAGTCTAGAAGGCATATGGTGCAGGCCCGGGAGTTCGGTCATGATAAATCGGCCTCGGTGATATCAGCTCAACGCCAACATCTTTCCCGATCTCAATTACCGTATTCAGCTCGTAAACAGATCCGGTTGACTCATTCTTGATGCATATAAGAAACAGAAATTCTTCTGACTTCAAAACATTATCAccgccttcatcatcaacttccatcaccatggcaccatcaccaacagcccTGCAAGCTCTAGAGGCAAGTCCTCGCGTCCACGGTCTCTTGGCCCACCTACACGCCGAATCAGAGgctcaagaaaagacccTCTCTCAAAGCTGGTTCTACTTCAAATATCTCTTCGGCTTCTACTTCACCGGTAAAACATGGTCTACATCTGCCGACGCCCACATGAGCGATAAGTTCGTCGCTCTAGAGCAAGATAAATGTCTTTTCATGTATCTTATCGCCCGCAGTATAAACGCGAAGAACATCGTTGAGGCGGGAACTAGTTTTGGTGTTTCGACGATGTATCTTGCTCTGGCGGTGGGGCAGAACGTTAATGCTATGAGAGCAAGGGATGATAAGGTTGCGGGGAGAGTCATTGCTACGGAGTGGGAGAGTAGTAAGGCTGAGAGGGCGAGAAAGCATTGGAGTGAAGCCGGTGAAGAGGTTGAGCCGTGGATTGAGCTGAGGGAAGGAGATTTGAGAGAGACGCTGTCGGAGGAGGGTATGCCTGAGGAGATTGACATGATGCTCCTTGATAGTAAGCTCCAAGAGCCTTAACTTTTGAAGTAATACTAATGCTGTTCAGCTTGGATACCAATGGCTCTTCCAGCTCTGGAGATCATCAAACCTCGTCTGAAGAGAGGTGCTATCATTCTGGCTGATAATACTAAGATGGCTAAGGCGCTGTACAAGGAGTTTTTGGATTATATTCATGATCCGAAGAATGGATTCAAGACGACTACTACGGCTTATAGTGGTGGACTTGAGATGATAGTTTATCTCCCTTGATATGGATCTGGAGATAATGTTGATTTGTGGTTGGAATTGAGATGAAAATCAGAAGTGAAGatataaaagctataagGAGGTTATCTGATACATGGGATGTTTTAAATGCACTTAAGATTTATAAGAGCTTAAGAACATGTGTGATCCCCCCATTATAGTGAAAAGTCGAGGCGGGATGCCAGTCTCCATGTATACCAAAGATGAGCCCCAAGACCAATCAAGTTCAAGTGAATACACATAGCATGCGAAGTCCTAAATCtcttcttgatagcctcCATCGCAGAACTCGGCCCCTCCACCGTCTTCCCTTCCAGTGTCCCTATCCCGTTAGCTTTTATCCGACATAAGCAAAGAAGTAACTTACCCTGCTCAACACGATCCAACATCAACTGTCTCGTCCTCGGTCCAAACACCATAAGGTTAAGCCCCGAGACAAATCCAGATATCGCAAATGGTATCCAATCGCTCTTGTGCTCAATAAGTGAGAGAGCACCGTACGGAGGTAGTGTTATGGCcgtgaggaagaggagaagagcttggccttggaaGAATATGGGGAAGAGGTTCTTTTGTAAATTGATATATGGAGTTCGTGGGAGGTGTTTGAAAGTGACTtttgtgatgatgaaggttTGGTAGAGTTGAGAGCCGAGaagagttgagaaggagaggaggTGGACTGGTGCGAGGAGTGTTGTTACGATGGCCATTTTGTCGTATATTGAGTTACTTCAGAGGTTTTGGTTTGTTGGTAGTTGGATATAAATGTAGGATGGCAtttggaggtggtgttgGGCGTTTCTTATACTTGGAGTTGAGGTGTCGTTGATTGGTGTGTGTTAGATCCGAAGCCATTCGGAAGTTAAGCTTACGTCTGAGATGCGGCGTCACAAAGAGTGTCATTCGTAATCGGTCAATATTGATTTGAGTATGTAAATACTGCAGCAAGATACCATAAATGTCTTTTCAATCAACTAATGTCTCGTCCATATTGTTTTAGTACAGAAACAGGCAACATCTTGATTAGATTAATCTAACACAAGCATATGAGACACATAGCTTCGTTCATAACGCATTACGGCACTTTGTTTTTTTATAACCATATGGTTTCATATATTCTATACCATGAGCCTATTATGGGAGTCTACCCAGTCCTCCAGCCCCGGATATGCCATGACCGTCAACGCCGGTCAGCTCTTAACCCCGGGCCGGATCTCAAGACCCACTCCAATATCCGGCCCCGTTCGGCAGCAGAAGACTGCTTCGGATTCATAGCCAGGTAAGACAAAAGAATAAGACTTCATCGCGTCATACGGCTTATTGTGCACGCAGGCCAGGCGAGATGACCATCAGAACCTGTTGCACTCACAGAAGCCAAGCCGCGCAAAAAGAAAGGTCTCGGAGGGAGTCGAACCCTCGCTGGCGGAATCAGAATCCGCAGTCATAACCGTTAGACCACGAAACCTGGGCGCATGGCAACTTTGTGAATGCCAGCGATTCAATTTGCTCACTATAGATTGAGAGATAGCACGACGAAATCTACTCCAGGACTCTCATGTAGAGTCTCTTTCAAAGCTGTTTTCATTCAGAGGAAGCAAAGATTGTAATCACTCATTCTATGGCTGAGGTATATCTCGAACGAATGCATGCCGAAAGCAAGACTATCACTCAGTCCACATCAAACGTAAACTCAACAAAGAAATCGCATAATCCATAAACATCTCATCATATACTCATAATCCTCCACCTAGGCATCAATGATCTCAAAGTTCACAAGAACCGAACACTGCGTCTCATGCCCCTTGAGATCCAGCATGCGAATAAATCTCCATCCAGGCTCAACATAAAGTAATCTCACCGCCGCAACAGCAAACATCGGGTTCCTCGTCCAACTATCATCGCTCTTGATAAGCATACGCAGGAAAGTCAACTCATTATCCTCATACTCCCACGTTAGAGTCTCATCCCAAAGAGGCTCTGTTGGGGGCGGATTTGGTCCTCTGTGAAGAAATTCAAGCTTGTGCTGCTTGTACGGCTCTGTCTTGCGCTTAGGAGGGTCGCCTTTGATGTTATCAGGGTGGTACAGCGTGCATGTGAGATACGGCTTGATGGAGTCTGCTTCTGAATCGCCGTGCAGGGGGATATCTGTTGCACCTGCGACGTGAAGACGAAGACGCTTGCTGCGACCTGTACTCAATCTTCCGTTTCCACCGGCGCGCAGAGCAGCGGGCTTGAGAACGTAACCGTCTGTACCACTGAAGAGAGCTTCGTTGAGTTGGTTGCTGGTACCAAAGTTTTGCAAATTCAAAGCACAGATTTGAGCTCCGATACCCCAATAAGGAACGGGCTTTAGATTAGTGGATGAGATTCGCGTGCCCTTGGGATAAACGCGCATGAGATGGTGGGCGTTGTGTCGCGCGATGTGTGTTGCGTGCTCTGGGAGATGAGATGCCAGCCCTGATTCAGATACGTTGAtaagatggtgatgagggcCGTTGGCGAGAGATCCCTCTTCGAACCACGAGTTGTCCATTGGCTTGACAGACTGCGCATAGACACCCAGCTCAGCGAGCTCAGGAATGATGATAGAGGgctcctccttctttctcttatCCTTATACTCCTTTCGCGCAgccttttcctcctcttcgtcctctgAGTCATCCGAGCTGCTGTCACTGCTAGAAGGCTCATCCGTGAAGTGATACTCAACAATAACAGCAATCTTCGCACCCAGATCCTCAAGCTTCACATGTTGATCTGAACCAGCTTGTTCTTCATGGCCGATATGTCTAACAGCCTTGCTCAAAAGTCGATCTCCAAAAACATCCTGCATAATATTGACAAGACGCATCTGCCCGTAAGGGTCGCAGTGGTTCTCCAGCGACAGAAGAATAGGCGAAGCTCTGAAGCCATACTTTTGCGCATCAACTGCTTCTTGATCCGCCGAGTTTCGAATCGTCTCACAAACCAGACGAAACGAAATGTGGGATACTAGAGTATACCCATGAGTGACCTTGGGCTCGTCTCTATCATCGCTGTTATCCCACGCATCAATCTCAACACATCTCGCCCCCGTCCTAATCGCACTCTCATACGCAGTCGCACACGAAGAGCCATAAAGCTGATGCGCCATAAGATAAGTATTATGGCTCGAGCTAATAAAGTACTCCGGCAGCGGATGCGACCTATCCGTGAGTTCAGCCGGTACGCGAATATGCGGTTTGCTAACGAGTTCCAGAAGCTCACGCGACGAGTCCTCAGACTcaatcttggcttcctttTTGGAGAGCATCTTCTCTTTGACGAGGAACTCTCGTAGGGCGCTGCTGACTCTGAGGTCTGTTACCACGCGACGTGCGCTGTGGCCGCCGCCCGCAACGGTGTTGTTGTCGATCTCTTCGCCAAagtcttcatcgtcgatgCGGCGGTTTTTTGAGGAGAAGGGGTTGAGGTCGCCGATGCGGGTTGCGAGTTCTGAAGCCATGACGTACGTTGTGAAGATGGAGGAGTGAAGTGAgatgaggtgaggtgagggGCAGCTGAGGGGGAGCTTCTAGCTATAGCTGtagctgagctgagctgagctggaATGATTGAGATGTAGAGTAGAGATGAGTATGTAATCAGATCATTCAAGGCCAACAgtgaaaagaaacaagaatTATATGTCGCATGGAGTCACTCATCATGGTTTAAATCAAGAATCGATATAAAGATGATGGGATGCACTGCCACGATCGTAGAATGTCACGTCTTGGCTTTTCTCACTGACTTGAATTCTCCACATCAAACACCAAGAATGAGGCGCCAAGCATAACCTCACTACCAAGCGACTTGCCAGGTCAGCTCTTCACCAAAAGTCCAAGACATGGATGTGCCAATATTCACGGCATCTGAAGCCGAGTTGGCACAGCTTTAATGAGCCGTTATTTGCTGCATCGTGTCTCTCTGTGGGTACCACAAGAGCTTCGCCACAAATTGTCACCAGTCCAAGCTCTTGGGGTTTTGGTTGGCCTTGTCGTATTATTTGCTTAGATTCTAAAAGTCTGAGAACGCCTTACATTATCGCGAATTTAGCTTCCTAatctttatttatttttcATAAACTTAGCAATGAAAAAGTAcactaatatttatttacaTGAAATGAGATGCAGCACTCTTGCATTGTGAGACTTTTGGCATATAAGCGACGAAGATTCCCCAAACCCAAACCATATTCCTTCCAAATTGCCATACACTCAATACACTACCCGAGTCCTAAGATCGAAAGAAAACATCGTACTTCTTTTCAGAGACACGCGCTGGCATATGCTGATGCCCAATGACGCCCCTCGCCCTCTGTCTTCTCACATCCTTATCACCCAAGCAGACCCAGTAGCCGGTTCGAGGTTTGCATTTCACCAATGGCCTCCAGTGTCGCTCCACCTCACCAGTCTCTTGCCTCTGCTTCACTATCCAGCCCTGTCGAAGAGCAAGACTTCTTTGTACAGCATACGTACTTGTAGGATAGGCGATCGAGAAGTCGACATGGGGCTTGAGGTAAGGCACCATTTCGTCGACCTTCCAGATAATGTTTTTCTCCACAAGTTCGATCCGCTCCTTGGTCGAGTATTGATACTCGCTGTTTTGTCCACGCGACTTGGGGATCATGTCTCCTTGTAGGGAAACATAGAGTTTCTTGATATTTAGGAAAAGGCCGGGAATGGCTTTGAGGAACTGCCTAAAAGTCTCGATATCACTGAGCGGGGGAGCGACTCTAAGGTCCTCACTGATGTCTGGCAGGATCCATGGTGTGAACTCCCAAATAATTTCGACAGATGTGATGGCATTGAGTCGCTGTTGTTGAAAGAAGTTATGCATGTTCAGAATCATCGCTTTGCTTGTTGTATGAAAGGTGTTGGAAGCGTATAGCACGTGAATCCCTTCACGATAACTGGATTGTAGTGTCAGCGAATACCATGAAAAACAGAGCTGGGCACCTACGCTTGCTTACAGGCAAGTAGCCAGCCTGTGGCGCCTACGGAGCACTTCTTTGGCCCTTCTCCAGGCCAGTGCTCACATTGTGGGTGGAAGCCATTTCGGCCGTTCCATCCATAGACACACTCATCGTCGCATGGCTGAGGATCGTACCCTGGTCCGCGCGAGTCTATGATACCAGAGGGCGGAAATCGATGGCAAATAGAGCTTCGCCATGCCCAGTCCTTTTCGGGTTGTTTATCAGAGCTAGCCAACTTGTTGAAGTCAACGACAAGGGGGCCGGGATATACAAGGCGGTTCTGGAGAGAGGTAGTGCCATACTATGGCAGTTGTCGAAGCCCGCCATGACGGTTAGAGTCGGAGAAGATTGGATAACCACAAATGAGATCCACGTGAATTGTGCGGTCACCGAAGGCAACGTGCAGAATTCTCGTGCGGATTTCGGTGGGAAGTTTTTGAAAAAATGTGCCGTTCGCCTTCACAGTTGTGAGTGTGACAG
Proteins encoded in this region:
- a CDS encoding S-adenosyl-L-methionine-dependent methyltransferase; its protein translation is MAPSPTALQALEASPRVHGLLAHLHAESEAQEKTLSQSWFYFKYLFGFYFTGKTWSTSADAHMSDKFVALEQDKCLFMYLIARSINAKNIVEAGTSFGVSTMYLALAVGQNVNAMRARDDKVAGRVIATEWESSKAERARKHWSEAGEEVEPWIELREGDLRETLSEEGMPEEIDMMLLDTWIPMALPALEIIKPRLKRGAIILADNTKMAKALYKEFLDYIHDPKNGFKTTTTAYSGGLEMIVYLP
- a CDS encoding PLC-like phosphodiesterase, translating into MASELATRIGDLNPFSSKNRRIDDEDFGEEIDNNTVAGGGHSARRVVTDLRVSSALREFLVKEKMLSKKEAKIESEDSSRELLELVSKPHIRVPAELTDRSHPLPEYFISSSHNTYLMAHQLYGSSCATAYESAIRTGARCVEIDAWDNSDDRDEPKVTHGYTLVSHISFRLVCETIRNSADQEAVDAQKYGFRASPILLSLENHCDPYGQMRLVNIMQDVFGDRLLSKAVRHIGHEEQAGSDQHVKLEDLGAKIAVIVEYHFTDEPSSSDSSSDDSEDEEEEKAARKEYKDKRKKEEPSIIIPELAELGVYAQSVKPMDNSWFEEGSLANGPHHHLINVSESGLASHLPEHATHIARHNAHHLMRVYPKGTRISSTNLKPVPYWGIGAQICALNLQNFGTSNQLNEALFSGTDGYVLKPAALRAGGNGRLSTGRSKRLRLHVAGATDIPLHGDSEADSIKPYLTCTLYHPDNIKGDPPKRKTEPYKQHKLEFLHRGPNPPPTEPLWDETLTWEYEDNELTFLRMLIKSDDSWTRNPMFAVAAVRLLYVEPGWRFIRMLDLKGHETQCSVLVNFEIIDA
- a CDS encoding uncharacterized protein (domain of unknown function-domain containing protein); this translates as MAIVTTLLAPVHLLSFSTLLGSQLYQTFIITKVTFKHLPRTPYINLQKNLFPIFFQGQALLLFLTAITLPPYGALSLIEHKSDWIPFAISGFVSGLNLMVFGPRTRQLMLDRVEQGTLEGKTVEGPSSAMEAIKKRFRTSHAMCIHLNLIGLGAHLWYTWRLASRLDFSL